In the genome of Neodiprion pinetum isolate iyNeoPine1 chromosome 2, iyNeoPine1.2, whole genome shotgun sequence, one region contains:
- the roq gene encoding roquin-1 isoform X5 has product MPIQAPQWTEFLSCPVCRHDFDATQRGPISLGCGHTVCRTCLANLQRKQCPFDQSVINTEVERLPVNDALLQLVGSPVSPNSGGADLKLVPIENHAHYLAAKCCIEELALYLKPCQATPATGGMGLVSRPMQRKLVTLVGCQLVEPEGRARAVRAARSLGERSVTELILQHQNPQQLSANLWAAVRARGCQFLGPAMQEEVLKLVLLALEDGSALSRKVLVMFVVQRLEPHFPQASKTSIGHVVQLLYRASCFKVSKREGDSSLMQLKEEFRTYEALRREHDAQIVQIATEAGLRIAPDQWSALLYGDTGHKSHMQSIIDKLQTPQSFAQSVQELVIALQRTPDPGQLSSLRPQLELLASIDPSPETEPPTWIECRASLEAVKTVVAALVEFIQQHGNRKPQDSTHTAGPGQPKYKVSMCRDLALRGSCPRTTSCTFAHSDQELDKSKNRKLTVRSSLSLSNNSETKIEKLAVISNNKGFKQCDDIVYHSGKPHDNGLRESTKVSPAQHPAVSNDNNFVGSLPSYISPPTQALPQLACGKTVEMQYSHYVMPGPPVEYNSPNLPIWDPSQITSTVHNNVPNNNKKQRSVAKTLAMLLHRRNEIKKQLENIVGKQSTTQAKTNNTTQGDPLTSNFSIWSNISGSQISSSSNINHGNNFHHSDSILLDDEFVPFDAPPASKYGPISRVSKPLISQRHHRSPNPVQATALFGEGTPSVPRRPMPPVSPVTSWYYGHQPYAMGTNTGGQPVPSSALGDGYITIGRGMSETTSQVQLARQESMSKDFSLLLESQKVQQQLKHLEKKINDLKLATQGAAFSEGERLAQELQMIEAGIREKERDVRNWSPYGMSWIQPSSNLVQNHNLNREYRPDEEDTYEAGIANDMRELELRWEFELEEQEKRWSSEEDNIKK; this is encoded by the exons ATGCCAATACAGGCACCTCAGTGGACggaatttctctcctgtccaGTTTGCCGTCATGACTTCGATGCCACCCAACGTGGGCCAATATCATTGGGATGTGGCCACACAGTCTGTCGCACTTGCCTCGCGAACCTTCAACGAAAGCAATGCCCATTTGACCAG AGCGTTATAAACACCGAAGTAGAAAGACTGCCTGTGAATGATGCGCTACTCCAGCTTGTCGGCAGCCCGGTTTCTCCTAATTCTGGCGGAGCCGATCTAAAACTTGTGCCTATTGAAAATCACGCCCATTATCTAGCCGCCAAATGTTGCATCGAAGAATTGGCGCTCTACCTTAAACCATGTCAGGCTACACCAGCCACAGGTG GAATGGGCCTTGTTTCTCGACCCATGCAAAGAAAGTTGGTTACATTGGTCGGATGTCAATTAGTGGAGCCAGAAGGACGTGCTCGAGCAGTGAGAGCAGCACGAAGCTTGGGAGAACGTTCTGTAACGGAATTGATTCTTCAGCATCAAAACCCGCAGCAGTTAAGCGCAAATTTGTGGGCCGCTGTGCGTGCTCGGGGTTGTCAATTTCTTGGTCCAG CCATGCAAGAGGAGGTACTGAAACTAGTTCTTTTGGCACTGGAAGACGGTTCTGCTCTTTCTAGGAAAGTCTTAGTCATGTTCGTAGTCCAGCGTCTGGAACCACATTTTCCCCAGGCTTCAAAAACCAGTATCGGACATGTCGTACAACTCCTTTATAGAGCGAGTTGCTTCAAG GTATCAAAACGTGAAGGTGATTCCTCGTTAATGCAACTGAAGGAGGAGTTCAGAACATACGAAGCTTTGAGAAGAGAACATGACGCTCAAATAGTTCAAATAGCCACGGAGGCAGGCCTGAGAATTGCACCTGACCAGTGGTCCGCCTTATTGTACGGGGACACGGGGCACAAATCTCACATGCAAAGTATCATTGACAAGCTTCAAACTCCGCAATCATTTGCTCAAAGTGTACAAGAACTTGTGATCGCACTTCAACGCACACCAGACCCGGGTCAGTTAAGCAGTCTTAGACCGCAGTTAGAATTGCTCGCTTCTATCGATCCCAGCCCAG AAACAGAGCCTCCGACATGGATTGAATGTCGTGCATCATTGGAAGCTGTAAAGACGGTTGTTGCTGCACTAGTAGAATTTATCCAGCAGCACGGGAATCGAAAACCACAGGATAGTACTCACACCGCAGGTCCTGGTCAACCCAAGTACAAAGTCAGTATGTGTCGTGACCTGGCTTTGAGAGGTTCCTGTCCTAGGACTACAAGTTGCACTTTTGCTCATAGCGACCAGGAACTTGATAA ATCAAAGAATCGAAAGTTAACCGTGAGATCAAGCCTTTCACTGTCAAATAATTCCGAAACAAAGATAGAAAAACTGGCAGTAATATCCAACAACAAAGGATTCAAACAGTGCGATGATATAGTTTACCATTCCGGCAAACCTCACGATAATGGTCTTCGTGAAA gTACTAAGGTTAGCCCTGCACAACATCCTGCAGTTTCGAATGACAACAACTTTGTCGGGTCTCTGCCAAGTTATATATCACCTCCAACGCAGGCTTTGCCACAGCTGGCATGTGGTAAAACTGTCGAAATGCAGTATTCGCATTACGTTATGCCTGGGCCACCTGTTGAATACAATTCTCCAAACCTACCTATTTGGGACCCCTCGCAAATAACATCCACTGTACACAACAACGTGCCTAATAACAATAAGAAG CAGCGATCCGTGGCAAAAACTTTGGCGATGCTGCTCCACCGtcgtaatgaaataaaaaaacaactggaaaatattgttggaaaaCAGAGTACGACGCAGGCGAAAACT AATAACACCACTCAGGGAGATCCGTTGACATCTAATTTTTCCATATGGTCAAACATTTCTGGATCGCAAATATCTTCATCGTCCAATATAAAtcatggaaataattttcatcactcCGATTCTATATTGTTGGATGATGAATTCGTACCATTCGATGCCCCCCCAGCCAGCAAGTATGGCCCAATTTCTCGAGTCTCAAAGCCACTAATTAG TCAACGTCACCACAGATCACCGAATCCAGTACAAGCTACGGCTTTATTTGGAGAAGGAACTCCATCTGTACCAAGACGACCAATGCCTCCAGTGAGTCCTGTGACATCTTGGTACTATGGACACCAGC CGTATGCAATGGGTACAAATACTGGAGGTCAGCCTGTGCCAAGTTCTGCTCTTGGAGATGGGTACATCACAATCGGTCGAGGCATGTCTGAAACAACATCTCAAGTACAACTAGCACGTCAGGAGTCTATGTCAAAAGA TTTTAGTTTGCTGTTGGAGTCGCAAAAAGTGCAGCAGCAATTAAAGCATCTGGAAAAAAAGATTAACGATTTAAAG CTAGCCACCCAGGGAGCTGCTTTCAGTGAAGGAGAAAGATTGGCTCAGGAGTTGCAGATGATTGAGGCGGGCATTAGGGAAAAAGAAAGGGATGTACGGAATTGGAGTCCGTATGGTATGTCGTGGATTCAGCCATCAAGTAACTTAGTGCAGAATCACAACTTGAACAGGGAATACCGACCCGATGAA GAGGATACGTACGAAGCTGGAATAGCTAATGACATGCGGGAGTTGGAATTACGTTGGGAGTTTGAGTTGGAAGAGCAAGAGAAACGTTGGTCAAGCGAAGAAGATAATATCAAGAAGTAA
- the roq gene encoding roquin-1 isoform X6, which yields MPIQAPQWTEFLSCPVCRHDFDATQRGPISLGCGHTVCRTCLANLQRKQCPFDQSVINTEVERLPVNDALLQLVGSPVSPNSGGADLKLVPIENHAHYLAAKCCIEELALYLKPCQATPATGGMGLVSRPMQRKLVTLVGCQLVEPEGRARAVRAARSLGERSVTELILQHQNPQQLSANLWAAVRARGCQFLGPAMQEEVLKLVLLALEDGSALSRKVLVMFVVQRLEPHFPQASKTSIGHVVQLLYRASCFKVSKREGDSSLMQLKEEFRTYEALRREHDAQIVQIATEAGLRIAPDQWSALLYGDTGHKSHMQSIIDKLQTPQSFAQSVQELVIALQRTPDPGQLSSLRPQLELLASIDPSPETEPPTWIECRASLEAVKTVVAALVEFIQQHGNRKPQDSTHTAGPGQPKYKVSMCRDLALRGSCPRTTSCTFAHSDQELDKYRSKNRKLTVRSSLSLSNNSETKIEKLAVISNNKGFKQCDDIVYHSGKPHDNGLRESTKVSPAQHPAVSNDNNFVGSLPSYISPPTQALPQLACGKTVEMQYSHYVMPGPPVEYNSPNLPIWDPSQITSTVHNNVPNNNKKQRSVAKTLAMLLHRRNEIKKQLENIVGKQSTTQAKTNNTTQGDPLTSNFSIWSNISGSQISSSSNINHGNNFHHSDSILLDDEFVPFDAPPASKYGPISRVSKPLIRSPNPVQATALFGEGTPSVPRRPMPPVSPVTSWYYGHQPYAMGTNTGGQPVPSSALGDGYITIGRGMSETTSQVQLARQESMSKDFSLLLESQKVQQQLKHLEKKINDLKLATQGAAFSEGERLAQELQMIEAGIREKERDVRNWSPYGMSWIQPSSNLVQNHNLNREYRPDEEDTYEAGIANDMRELELRWEFELEEQEKRWSSEEDNIKK from the exons ATGCCAATACAGGCACCTCAGTGGACggaatttctctcctgtccaGTTTGCCGTCATGACTTCGATGCCACCCAACGTGGGCCAATATCATTGGGATGTGGCCACACAGTCTGTCGCACTTGCCTCGCGAACCTTCAACGAAAGCAATGCCCATTTGACCAG AGCGTTATAAACACCGAAGTAGAAAGACTGCCTGTGAATGATGCGCTACTCCAGCTTGTCGGCAGCCCGGTTTCTCCTAATTCTGGCGGAGCCGATCTAAAACTTGTGCCTATTGAAAATCACGCCCATTATCTAGCCGCCAAATGTTGCATCGAAGAATTGGCGCTCTACCTTAAACCATGTCAGGCTACACCAGCCACAGGTG GAATGGGCCTTGTTTCTCGACCCATGCAAAGAAAGTTGGTTACATTGGTCGGATGTCAATTAGTGGAGCCAGAAGGACGTGCTCGAGCAGTGAGAGCAGCACGAAGCTTGGGAGAACGTTCTGTAACGGAATTGATTCTTCAGCATCAAAACCCGCAGCAGTTAAGCGCAAATTTGTGGGCCGCTGTGCGTGCTCGGGGTTGTCAATTTCTTGGTCCAG CCATGCAAGAGGAGGTACTGAAACTAGTTCTTTTGGCACTGGAAGACGGTTCTGCTCTTTCTAGGAAAGTCTTAGTCATGTTCGTAGTCCAGCGTCTGGAACCACATTTTCCCCAGGCTTCAAAAACCAGTATCGGACATGTCGTACAACTCCTTTATAGAGCGAGTTGCTTCAAG GTATCAAAACGTGAAGGTGATTCCTCGTTAATGCAACTGAAGGAGGAGTTCAGAACATACGAAGCTTTGAGAAGAGAACATGACGCTCAAATAGTTCAAATAGCCACGGAGGCAGGCCTGAGAATTGCACCTGACCAGTGGTCCGCCTTATTGTACGGGGACACGGGGCACAAATCTCACATGCAAAGTATCATTGACAAGCTTCAAACTCCGCAATCATTTGCTCAAAGTGTACAAGAACTTGTGATCGCACTTCAACGCACACCAGACCCGGGTCAGTTAAGCAGTCTTAGACCGCAGTTAGAATTGCTCGCTTCTATCGATCCCAGCCCAG AAACAGAGCCTCCGACATGGATTGAATGTCGTGCATCATTGGAAGCTGTAAAGACGGTTGTTGCTGCACTAGTAGAATTTATCCAGCAGCACGGGAATCGAAAACCACAGGATAGTACTCACACCGCAGGTCCTGGTCAACCCAAGTACAAAGTCAGTATGTGTCGTGACCTGGCTTTGAGAGGTTCCTGTCCTAGGACTACAAGTTGCACTTTTGCTCATAGCGACCAGGAACTTGATAA ATACAGATCAAAGAATCGAAAGTTAACCGTGAGATCAAGCCTTTCACTGTCAAATAATTCCGAAACAAAGATAGAAAAACTGGCAGTAATATCCAACAACAAAGGATTCAAACAGTGCGATGATATAGTTTACCATTCCGGCAAACCTCACGATAATGGTCTTCGTGAAA gTACTAAGGTTAGCCCTGCACAACATCCTGCAGTTTCGAATGACAACAACTTTGTCGGGTCTCTGCCAAGTTATATATCACCTCCAACGCAGGCTTTGCCACAGCTGGCATGTGGTAAAACTGTCGAAATGCAGTATTCGCATTACGTTATGCCTGGGCCACCTGTTGAATACAATTCTCCAAACCTACCTATTTGGGACCCCTCGCAAATAACATCCACTGTACACAACAACGTGCCTAATAACAATAAGAAG CAGCGATCCGTGGCAAAAACTTTGGCGATGCTGCTCCACCGtcgtaatgaaataaaaaaacaactggaaaatattgttggaaaaCAGAGTACGACGCAGGCGAAAACT AATAACACCACTCAGGGAGATCCGTTGACATCTAATTTTTCCATATGGTCAAACATTTCTGGATCGCAAATATCTTCATCGTCCAATATAAAtcatggaaataattttcatcactcCGATTCTATATTGTTGGATGATGAATTCGTACCATTCGATGCCCCCCCAGCCAGCAAGTATGGCCCAATTTCTCGAGTCTCAAAGCCACTAATTAG ATCACCGAATCCAGTACAAGCTACGGCTTTATTTGGAGAAGGAACTCCATCTGTACCAAGACGACCAATGCCTCCAGTGAGTCCTGTGACATCTTGGTACTATGGACACCAGC CGTATGCAATGGGTACAAATACTGGAGGTCAGCCTGTGCCAAGTTCTGCTCTTGGAGATGGGTACATCACAATCGGTCGAGGCATGTCTGAAACAACATCTCAAGTACAACTAGCACGTCAGGAGTCTATGTCAAAAGA TTTTAGTTTGCTGTTGGAGTCGCAAAAAGTGCAGCAGCAATTAAAGCATCTGGAAAAAAAGATTAACGATTTAAAG CTAGCCACCCAGGGAGCTGCTTTCAGTGAAGGAGAAAGATTGGCTCAGGAGTTGCAGATGATTGAGGCGGGCATTAGGGAAAAAGAAAGGGATGTACGGAATTGGAGTCCGTATGGTATGTCGTGGATTCAGCCATCAAGTAACTTAGTGCAGAATCACAACTTGAACAGGGAATACCGACCCGATGAA GAGGATACGTACGAAGCTGGAATAGCTAATGACATGCGGGAGTTGGAATTACGTTGGGAGTTTGAGTTGGAAGAGCAAGAGAAACGTTGGTCAAGCGAAGAAGATAATATCAAGAAGTAA
- the roq gene encoding roquin-1 isoform X7 yields the protein MPIQAPQWTEFLSCPVCRHDFDATQRGPISLGCGHTVCRTCLANLQRKQCPFDQSVINTEVERLPVNDALLQLVGSPVSPNSGGADLKLVPIENHAHYLAAKCCIEELALYLKPCQATPATGMGLVSRPMQRKLVTLVGCQLVEPEGRARAVRAARSLGERSVTELILQHQNPQQLSANLWAAVRARGCQFLGPAMQEEVLKLVLLALEDGSALSRKVLVMFVVQRLEPHFPQASKTSIGHVVQLLYRASCFKVSKREGDSSLMQLKEEFRTYEALRREHDAQIVQIATEAGLRIAPDQWSALLYGDTGHKSHMQSIIDKLQTPQSFAQSVQELVIALQRTPDPGQLSSLRPQLELLASIDPSPETEPPTWIECRASLEAVKTVVAALVEFIQQHGNRKPQDSTHTAGPGQPKYKVSMCRDLALRGSCPRTTSCTFAHSDQELDKYRSKNRKLTVRSSLSLSNNSETKIEKLAVISNNKGFKQCDDIVYHSGKPHDNGLRESTKVSPAQHPAVSNDNNFVGSLPSYISPPTQALPQLACGKTVEMQYSHYVMPGPPVEYNSPNLPIWDPSQITSTVHNNVPNNNKKQRSVAKTLAMLLHRRNEIKKQLENIVGKQSTTQAKTNNTTQGDPLTSNFSIWSNISGSQISSSSNINHGNNFHHSDSILLDDEFVPFDAPPASKYGPISRVSKPLIRSPNPVQATALFGEGTPSVPRRPMPPVSPVTSWYYGHQPYAMGTNTGGQPVPSSALGDGYITIGRGMSETTSQVQLARQESMSKDLLLESQKVQQQLKHLEKKINDLKLATQGAAFSEGERLAQELQMIEAGIREKERDVRNWSPYGMSWIQPSSNLVQNHNLNREYRPDEEDTYEAGIANDMRELELRWEFELEEQEKRWSSEEDNIKK from the exons ATGCCAATACAGGCACCTCAGTGGACggaatttctctcctgtccaGTTTGCCGTCATGACTTCGATGCCACCCAACGTGGGCCAATATCATTGGGATGTGGCCACACAGTCTGTCGCACTTGCCTCGCGAACCTTCAACGAAAGCAATGCCCATTTGACCAG AGCGTTATAAACACCGAAGTAGAAAGACTGCCTGTGAATGATGCGCTACTCCAGCTTGTCGGCAGCCCGGTTTCTCCTAATTCTGGCGGAGCCGATCTAAAACTTGTGCCTATTGAAAATCACGCCCATTATCTAGCCGCCAAATGTTGCATCGAAGAATTGGCGCTCTACCTTAAACCATGTCAGGCTACACCAGCCACAG GAATGGGCCTTGTTTCTCGACCCATGCAAAGAAAGTTGGTTACATTGGTCGGATGTCAATTAGTGGAGCCAGAAGGACGTGCTCGAGCAGTGAGAGCAGCACGAAGCTTGGGAGAACGTTCTGTAACGGAATTGATTCTTCAGCATCAAAACCCGCAGCAGTTAAGCGCAAATTTGTGGGCCGCTGTGCGTGCTCGGGGTTGTCAATTTCTTGGTCCAG CCATGCAAGAGGAGGTACTGAAACTAGTTCTTTTGGCACTGGAAGACGGTTCTGCTCTTTCTAGGAAAGTCTTAGTCATGTTCGTAGTCCAGCGTCTGGAACCACATTTTCCCCAGGCTTCAAAAACCAGTATCGGACATGTCGTACAACTCCTTTATAGAGCGAGTTGCTTCAAG GTATCAAAACGTGAAGGTGATTCCTCGTTAATGCAACTGAAGGAGGAGTTCAGAACATACGAAGCTTTGAGAAGAGAACATGACGCTCAAATAGTTCAAATAGCCACGGAGGCAGGCCTGAGAATTGCACCTGACCAGTGGTCCGCCTTATTGTACGGGGACACGGGGCACAAATCTCACATGCAAAGTATCATTGACAAGCTTCAAACTCCGCAATCATTTGCTCAAAGTGTACAAGAACTTGTGATCGCACTTCAACGCACACCAGACCCGGGTCAGTTAAGCAGTCTTAGACCGCAGTTAGAATTGCTCGCTTCTATCGATCCCAGCCCAG AAACAGAGCCTCCGACATGGATTGAATGTCGTGCATCATTGGAAGCTGTAAAGACGGTTGTTGCTGCACTAGTAGAATTTATCCAGCAGCACGGGAATCGAAAACCACAGGATAGTACTCACACCGCAGGTCCTGGTCAACCCAAGTACAAAGTCAGTATGTGTCGTGACCTGGCTTTGAGAGGTTCCTGTCCTAGGACTACAAGTTGCACTTTTGCTCATAGCGACCAGGAACTTGATAA ATACAGATCAAAGAATCGAAAGTTAACCGTGAGATCAAGCCTTTCACTGTCAAATAATTCCGAAACAAAGATAGAAAAACTGGCAGTAATATCCAACAACAAAGGATTCAAACAGTGCGATGATATAGTTTACCATTCCGGCAAACCTCACGATAATGGTCTTCGTGAAA gTACTAAGGTTAGCCCTGCACAACATCCTGCAGTTTCGAATGACAACAACTTTGTCGGGTCTCTGCCAAGTTATATATCACCTCCAACGCAGGCTTTGCCACAGCTGGCATGTGGTAAAACTGTCGAAATGCAGTATTCGCATTACGTTATGCCTGGGCCACCTGTTGAATACAATTCTCCAAACCTACCTATTTGGGACCCCTCGCAAATAACATCCACTGTACACAACAACGTGCCTAATAACAATAAGAAG CAGCGATCCGTGGCAAAAACTTTGGCGATGCTGCTCCACCGtcgtaatgaaataaaaaaacaactggaaaatattgttggaaaaCAGAGTACGACGCAGGCGAAAACT AATAACACCACTCAGGGAGATCCGTTGACATCTAATTTTTCCATATGGTCAAACATTTCTGGATCGCAAATATCTTCATCGTCCAATATAAAtcatggaaataattttcatcactcCGATTCTATATTGTTGGATGATGAATTCGTACCATTCGATGCCCCCCCAGCCAGCAAGTATGGCCCAATTTCTCGAGTCTCAAAGCCACTAATTAG ATCACCGAATCCAGTACAAGCTACGGCTTTATTTGGAGAAGGAACTCCATCTGTACCAAGACGACCAATGCCTCCAGTGAGTCCTGTGACATCTTGGTACTATGGACACCAGC CGTATGCAATGGGTACAAATACTGGAGGTCAGCCTGTGCCAAGTTCTGCTCTTGGAGATGGGTACATCACAATCGGTCGAGGCATGTCTGAAACAACATCTCAAGTACAACTAGCACGTCAGGAGTCTATGTCAAAAGA TTTGCTGTTGGAGTCGCAAAAAGTGCAGCAGCAATTAAAGCATCTGGAAAAAAAGATTAACGATTTAAAG CTAGCCACCCAGGGAGCTGCTTTCAGTGAAGGAGAAAGATTGGCTCAGGAGTTGCAGATGATTGAGGCGGGCATTAGGGAAAAAGAAAGGGATGTACGGAATTGGAGTCCGTATGGTATGTCGTGGATTCAGCCATCAAGTAACTTAGTGCAGAATCACAACTTGAACAGGGAATACCGACCCGATGAA GAGGATACGTACGAAGCTGGAATAGCTAATGACATGCGGGAGTTGGAATTACGTTGGGAGTTTGAGTTGGAAGAGCAAGAGAAACGTTGGTCAAGCGAAGAAGATAATATCAAGAAGTAA